AGAGCACGACCGCGCCGACCGCGCAGCCGGGCTGCGCCTCGCGATGCCGCTGCTGGCGCTCTGGGGCGCCGAGGGCGTGATCCAGCGCTGCTTCGACCCGCTGGCCGAGTGGCGCCGCGTCGCCGATGACCCGCGGGGTCAGGCCTTGCCCTGCGGCCATTACATCCCCGAGGAGGCGCCCGAGGCCCTGCTGGCCCAGGCCCTACCCTTCCTGCTCGAACCGGACGCGCGATGAACGACGCTGCCCCCCGCACCCTCTACCGCAAGCTGGTCGACGGCCATACCGTGGCGCGGCTGGACGAGCAGAACCTGCTGCTGTTCTGCGACCTGCACCTGATGAACGAGTACACCAGCCCGCAGGCCTTCGCCGGCCTGCGCGAGCAGGGGCGCGGCGTGCCGCTGCCGGGCCAGAACCTGGCCGTGGTCAGCCACATCATCCCCACCCATGCCGAGAGCCCGCGCCGCATCACCGATCCGGCCTCGGCGCTGCAGGCCAGCAATCTGAAGCGCAACTGCAGCGCACATGGCATCCCGCTGTTCGACACCGACGACGCGCTGCAGGGCATCGAGCATGTGGTGGCGCCCGAGCTGGGCATGGTGCGGCCCGGCATGGTCGTCATCTGCGGCGACAGCCACACCACCACCTACGGCGCGCTCGGCACGCTGGGTTTCGGCATCGGCACCTCCGAGGTCGAGCATGTGCTGGCCACCCAGACCCTGGTCTACCGCCTGGCGCGCGACATGCGCATCCGCGTCGACGGCCGGCTCGGCGCCGGCGTCAGCGCCAAGGACCTGATCCTGCACATCATCGGCCGCATCGGCGCGCAGGGGGCGCGCGGCTTCGTGGTCGAGTTCGACGGCGCGGCGATCGAGGCCCTGTCGATCGAGGCCCGCTTCACCCTGTGCAATATGGCGGTCGAGGCCGGCGCGCGCGGCGCGCTGATCGCGCCCGACGCCGCCGCGATCGACTATGTGCTGGCCCATGCGCCGGACCTGCGCGACGGGGCCTGGCGCGAAGCCGCGCTGGCCGCCTGGCGCGAGCTGCACAGCGATGCCGGCGCCGTCTTCGAGGTCGAGCATCGCTTCGACGCCGCCGCGGTGGCGCCGCATGTCAGCTGGGGCACCAGCCCGGACCAGGTGCTGCCGATCGACGGCCGGGTGCCCGATCCGGCCGCGCTGGCCGAGGGCCCGGAGCGCCGCAGCGCCGAGCAGGCCCTGCGCTACACCGGCCTCACGCCGGGCGACGCGATCGCCGGCACGCCGATCCAGCATGTGTTCATCGGCTCCTGCACCAATGGCCGCATCGAGGATCTGCGCGCGGTGGCGGCGCTGGTGGGCGAGCGCCGGGTCGCGCCCGGCGTGCGCGCGATGGTGGTGCCGGGCTCGGGCCGCGTCGCGGCCCAGGCCGAGGCCGAGGGCATCGCGGCGCGGCTGCGGGCCGCCGGCTTCGAGTGGCGCAAGCCGGGCTGCTCGATGTGCCTGGCGATGAACGACGATGTGCTGGCCGCCGGCCAGCGCTGCGCCTCCACCACCAACCGCAATTTCGAGGGCCGCCAGGGACGCGGCGCGATCACCCATTTGATGAGCCCGGCGATGGCCGCAGCCGCCGCCCTCACCGGCCGCATCTGCGACCCGCGCACATTGCGGCAGGGAGCCGACACATGAGCATCGACGCGATCGAGGGTCGCGCCGCCGCGCTGCGCATCGAGAACCTGGACACCGACCAGATCATGCCCAAGCAGTTCCTGCGCGGCATCGACAAGCAGGGGCTGGACCGCGGCCTGCTTTACGACCTGCGCTTCGACGGCGAGGGCCGCCCGCGGCCGGACTGCGTGCTGAACCGGCCCGAGCTGGCCGGCACGCCGGTGCTGCTGGGCGGCGCCAACTTCGGCTGCGGCTCCAGCCGCGAGCATGCGGTCTGGGGCCTGCTGCAGTACGGCATCCGCGCGGTGATCGCGCCGAGCTTCGGCGAGATCTTCTATTCCAACGCGATGAACAACCGCCTGCTGCTGGTGATGCTGCCGGCCGCGCAGGTCGCGGCGCTGATGGCCGAGGCCGAGGCCGGCGCCGCGCTGCGCATTGACGTCGACGCGCAGCGCGTGCGCGGGCAGCGGGTCGACGCCGGCTTCGAGCTGGCGCCGCGGCACCGCCGGATGTTCCTCGAGGGGCTGGACATGATCGGCCTGTCGCTGGCCCAGCGCCCGCAAATCGAGGCCTTCGCCGCCGCGCATTGGGCACGCCAGCCCTGGCTGCGCGACGTCGCCGCGCGCATGCATCGGCAGGCTCAGCAGGCATAAAAGCGGGGCATTTCCCCGGGTTCCCTCGGCTGCGCGGCGGCCGCGGCGCTGGCATGCTGGCGGCATGAGGTTTGTTCCCTGGCTCAAGCGCCTTCTCCCGCTGCTGCCCGCGCTATGCCTGGCCGGCGCCGCCGCGGCGGGCGAGCCAGCGCCGACGCTGCAGGCCTGCACCGAGGAATGGCCGCCCTACAACTACACCGAGCGCGGCCAGCTGCGCGGCATCGCCACCGACACGCTGCGCCAGCTGTGCAGCGAGGCCGGCGTCAACTGCCAGATCCAGTCGATGCCCTGGGCGCGCGCCTACCGCACCGCGCTGAGCCAGGCCAACACCCTGCTCTACCTGACCGCGCGCCGGCCCGACCGCGAGAGCGACT
This genomic stretch from Roseateles sp. DAIF2 harbors:
- the leuC gene encoding 3-isopropylmalate dehydratase large subunit is translated as MNDAAPRTLYRKLVDGHTVARLDEQNLLLFCDLHLMNEYTSPQAFAGLREQGRGVPLPGQNLAVVSHIIPTHAESPRRITDPASALQASNLKRNCSAHGIPLFDTDDALQGIEHVVAPELGMVRPGMVVICGDSHTTTYGALGTLGFGIGTSEVEHVLATQTLVYRLARDMRIRVDGRLGAGVSAKDLILHIIGRIGAQGARGFVVEFDGAAIEALSIEARFTLCNMAVEAGARGALIAPDAAAIDYVLAHAPDLRDGAWREAALAAWRELHSDAGAVFEVEHRFDAAAVAPHVSWGTSPDQVLPIDGRVPDPAALAEGPERRSAEQALRYTGLTPGDAIAGTPIQHVFIGSCTNGRIEDLRAVAALVGERRVAPGVRAMVVPGSGRVAAQAEAEGIAARLRAAGFEWRKPGCSMCLAMNDDVLAAGQRCASTTNRNFEGRQGRGAITHLMSPAMAAAAALTGRICDPRTLRQGADT
- the leuD gene encoding 3-isopropylmalate dehydratase small subunit → MSIDAIEGRAAALRIENLDTDQIMPKQFLRGIDKQGLDRGLLYDLRFDGEGRPRPDCVLNRPELAGTPVLLGGANFGCGSSREHAVWGLLQYGIRAVIAPSFGEIFYSNAMNNRLLLVMLPAAQVAALMAEAEAGAALRIDVDAQRVRGQRVDAGFELAPRHRRMFLEGLDMIGLSLAQRPQIEAFAAAHWARQPWLRDVAARMHRQAQQA